The sequence below is a genomic window from Bosea sp. F3-2.
GGCAGATTCCGCAACGCTTCGAGGAATTGCCCCTGATTCAAAACAAGGACTAGGGTATCCTCGATGGCTTGGAAATAAGTTGCTGGTTCGTCGCTGCCGAATGCTGACAGATCCCCGACGAAATCCCCTGCCCCCAGTTCCAGGATTGGCACGTCGTGCCCTTGAGGACCCAGAAAGAAGGCGACCACCTTCCCCGCTTCGATCAGATAGATATTACCTGTCCTATCCTCTGGCTGCTTGATTAAGGCGCCCTTGGCGAACTGCCGCCTGGGGAAGCGGCCGCTCGGGAGTGGACCCGGCAGCGGAATCGACATCGCCATTTGACTTGTCGACAACATGGCCGTTACCTGGGATGCCGCAGCGAATATGGTTGAAGCCACGGGTGCATCGCGGGCGACTGTGCTGCGTCGCATCTCTTTTCGCGCATCATCAAGTGAGATTGCCTCCGCTTCCTGAGATATTCAGACGCCAACGACGCAGGTGCAGCGTCGACCGGCAAATTCCCTAGCCAGCGCATTCAACCAACTCGTGAAGTGGCTCTCCAACTGGGTTCCGGAGCGGAGTTTGCCCCGCCGCCTTCGACTCCACGCTCAGTTATCCGACCAACTGAGCGCCCGCGCACGGGCCAAATTGGGGGGCATTGGCGCGCTCAGCCGGTGGCATCGATCCCAGGCAACTCCAACTCCGCAAGTCGGGCGCGCGAGGCTCGTTCCTCGAAGCGAAAAATATATTCGTCCAGATTGAATCGACGTTTCAAACCAATGCCGTCGTCATCCTGGATGAATTCGATCCCGTTTGTAACAAACAGCGATAGAATCCTGTTTCTTATTTCTGGTCGAACACGGCCTTCGGTTTCAAAATCGCTAATTGTCCTCTGAGCGACTCGAGCTTTGCGGCTGAGCTGTTTGATGGTCCAGCCCATCATCGTGCGCGCAACGCGACATTGTTCGCTGTTCATCTTCAAACCCTCAACGAGACGGTTTGTACTTTCAGATGAGATTCGGGGGGCGGCTCGTCGGCGCTCTGAGTGGCCTGGCCGCAAAGCAAATGGGTCCTCGGCCAAGGCCGAGGACCCGTCTTGGATCAGAAGTCGCGCTGGATGCGCAGACGGCCGGCGAACGAGTCATCCGACTTGATGCCGACACCAGCGACGCGAACGCCGAGGTCGTTCAGGCTCTGAACGCGCGACTTGTACTCGACGCGGGAGTAGACGACCTCGACACCGAGGTCCAGGCCCGACACCGGCGACCAGATCAGGTTGCCAGCGACGATGAGCTCCTTCGGATTGAGCGAGCGGACAACCGCGTTGTCGCCGTAGAAGGCAGCGCGGGCGCTGTGAGCCAAGTTCAGCTCGCTATACGAACCATAGAGCTCCGAACGCAAGATTGGCATCCAGAAGTGGCGCAGGCCGGCCACGAGCGAGAAGCCCGTCGAGTTCTTGACCTGGCCGGTCAGCGGGTCGAAGCCGATGTCAGCCGCAGAGATCTGCGGGAGGCGGCCGATGCCCGCCGTGCCGCCGTAGCCGATGTAGCCGAGCGCGCCGTCCGCATAAGCGGCCTGCAGCCACAGATCGTCGCCGGCGGCAAGCATCGGCAGGTTGACCTTCACGCCGCCCTGGATGGCCCAGCCGTAATCGTCACCGCCACGAGTACCGGCAACGACAGACGGATCCTGACCGGGCTGCGTATAGGTCAGCGCAGTCACGCGGTTCTGACGGAAGGCACCCGACAGCTGAGCGCTACCCCAACCCTGATCGACGCGGAGCGAAGCGACGATATCCGGGAAGTCCTGACCACCGATCGGAACCGTGCGGCCGAAGTCCAGCGTGGTGAGGGTGGCAGTGCCGTCAGCATTGGTACGGACGCGAGCGTTGGCGATCGACGTGGTCGTGACCGCGAAGCTGTCACGCGCGCCGGTACCGGTCGTACGATCTTCCAACGAAATCGTCGCCGAGTAGCCCGAACCGAAGGTGGCGGTGTAGGCCAACAGGTTCAGACGGCTATCCGAGGTTCGCAGCGCCGAAAAGCCAAGATCATTCGCATAAAAGTCGAAGAACGACTGAGCGCGACCGGCAGTGATCGGACCAAACTGGACGAAGGCCAGGTCGAGGTTCGATGCCGTCGAGGTCTGCGACGTACGAGCCGCGCCCGGGACGATGAAGCCCTGGTTCCCGCCGATCGCGCCATTGTACATATTCGAGCTGTTCGTGAGCTCGTAGCGGAAGAACGTGCGCAGGGTGCCATAGGCGGTCTGCGTGCGAACGTCGACGTTCAGACGGCCGCGAGCGCGAGTGCCGTAGCTGTCGTACGCGTTACCGTAACTGTCACCAACCGTGAACTCGGCGCGAACACGACCGGAAAGGCGCAGGCAGGAGTCTGTGCCCGGGATGTAGAAGAAGCCAGCGCCGTAGGCCGTGCAAATACGCACATACTCGACCGGCGCGCTCTTGCGCGACGGAAGGTCGGCAGCGCCGGCACCGGTGACGACGGCGAAGG
It includes:
- a CDS encoding helix-turn-helix transcriptional regulator, with translation MNSEQCRVARTMMGWTIKQLSRKARVAQRTISDFETEGRVRPEIRNRILSLFVTNGIEFIQDDDGIGLKRRFNLDEYIFRFEERASRARLAELELPGIDATG
- a CDS encoding porin, which translates into the protein MKSFVSALGMATAAFAVVTGAGAADLPSRKSAPVEYVRICTAYGAGFFYIPGTDSCLRLSGRVRAEFTVGDSYGNAYDSYGTRARGRLNVDVRTQTAYGTLRTFFRYELTNSSNMYNGAIGGNQGFIVPGAARTSQTSTASNLDLAFVQFGPITAGRAQSFFDFYANDLGFSALRTSDSRLNLLAYTATFGSGYSATISLEDRTTGTGARDSFAVTTTSIANARVRTNADGTATLTTLDFGRTVPIGGQDFPDIVASLRVDQGWGSAQLSGAFRQNRVTALTYTQPGQDPSVVAGTRGGDDYGWAIQGGVKVNLPMLAAGDDLWLQAAYADGALGYIGYGGTAGIGRLPQISAADIGFDPLTGQVKNSTGFSLVAGLRHFWMPILRSELYGSYSELNLAHSARAAFYGDNAVVRSLNPKELIVAGNLIWSPVSGLDLGVEVVYSRVEYKSRVQSLNDLGVRVAGVGIKSDDSFAGRLRIQRDF